Within Bacillus sp. E(2018), the genomic segment AAAATCTCCAAAAGTAGAAACACTGCAGTTTGTCGTGGGGAAAAAAGGGCATCTAATTTTTGAAGAGCTTCTTCTAACTCCAGATTGTCCGATAATTCTTCAAAAGCTTCATTATTTTCATGCAGTTCGCAAAGTGCACGTTTTTCTTTACGACATTGGTCGATCCAAGTGTTGGTTGCAATGCGAAATACATAGGATTTTAAGTTTGTTGGATGCCATCTTGTAAATAGACCTCCTAATACTTTAAGCATTGTTTCTTGATATAAATCTTCACCATCCCACGGTGAACCCGTAAGATATCTGCAATAGTTCCATAGTGCATCACTGAAATCATGGATTTCTTCATTAAGTCTTTGCCGTAATTCATTGGATTGGGCGTGAAGTGTTTTCGTTGACTGAGACATGTAATAACTCCCTTCTTGATTGCCGTTCACTATGTACAACGATTATCCTACTGAGAATTATACGCTTTTTTGGAATTTTTTTAAAAAAGATAAAAATAAATTGTGATATGGTTAAGTTGGATAAAAGTTACAATTTAATGATGTGAAGGAGTTTCCTAGATGCAAAATGTAGTAAGTTCATTTAAGACCGTTGAATCTGATCAAGTAGGTTTAATCGTCTATTCAACGAAACAGCAAGAAGTTGTGTGTTCATTTAATTCTGGTTTAGTCGTTCCACTAGCTTCAGCTGGAAAAGTAGTTATTGCCTATTGCGTAACAAGATGGGTCGAGAACGGTTTGTTTCATTGGAATGATTTGATTAAGGACATTCAACTGGATAAAGAAGAGAACAGCGCTGTTTTATTTCCACATTTCCAAGAGAGTAGGTCCTTGTCTTTAGGTAGTCTCGTAGAAGTGATGATCTCTTGCCACGATAGTAAAGCTGCAGATAGCATTGTGCAGTTTTGTGGGGGGTGGGAAAAGGTAAATACAGAGATAAATAGATCTTACAAACACATAAATCTTTCTTCAAATCCTCGGGATGTTGAAAATAAAGGCAGAATTAGTGAAGTGCTTTCTGTATTAAAAGCTATTTTTGAAGGGTATCACCGTCATCCACAATTATGGTTACCTGTTATGAATGGTCTAGTTCGACCTCAAGATCACTTTGAAGGGATTCCAAACCATATGTTGAATCATATGAGCGGAGGTTTTGAAACCTTAGTGGTGGATATAGGGATTTTAGGAGAGTTTCATCAACATCCTTTGCTCTATGTTTTAGGAGCCACTGATCTTCCTAATCGTTATACAAACACCTTTTCTGATGAAAGAATAGTAGAGTCTATGAAGTTGATGTACCACGAATACACCATACAAAGAAAACAGATGACATAAGGAGAGAGGGTAATGAGTTACAAACTTCCTGATCTATTTATTAAACAAATTATAGGTGTACATGGAGAAAAAGCTAATGAATGGTTGAGTAAGTTTGAAGAGATACTATCTTATTGCGAAAAAAACTATGATCTTCACATCCAACAACCTTTCAATCTTTCGTACAATTTCGTCGCACCCGCTACAAGAAGTGATGACTGTGAAGTGGTTTTGAAGGTTGTGATTGATCAGAAAGAATTTGAAACGGAGCTACGTGCACTTCAGCTTCTGTCTAGTGAAAATACAGTTAAAGTCTTAGCGTTTGAGAAGGAACGAGGTATGATGCTTCTTGAACGAATACAACCAGGACATACCTTGGCAGAAATAGAAAATGATGATAAGGCTACTATACTTGCTGCTAACGTGATGAAGAAGTTAATGGTTCCTGCACCAGTTGATTCTAATCTTCCGACGGTTCTTGATCGTAAAAATAGTTTGAAACGAATCTATCAAAATTACAACAGTTATCTACCTGTTTCAAAAGCAACCATTGAAGAGGCTTTATTTATTACTGAAGGATTAAACACTTCTATAGAGAAGACATATTTACTTCATGGCGATCTTCACCACTACAATATACTAGCAAATGGAGATTCTTGGACTGCGATCGATCCAAAGGGCTTAATCGGGGACCGTGAATATGAGGTTGTTCAATATTTGCTGAATAAATTACCTGAACAGCGAATGGAAGAGATAACAGAAAAACGAATTGAAATTTTTGTAGATGTACTGAATCTGAATAAAGAACGAGTTTTGTTAAGAGCCTATTCACATGCTGTGTTAGCTACTTGTTGGACAATTGAAGATGGTCAAATGCAGGACAGCTTTTTAAATACCATTCAGGTCTTCAAAAACCTAGTAAGTAAATACATACAGAAAGACGCACTTCTCTAGATTGAGAAGTGCGTTTTTTGCTTGGGTTTTAAACCACTCTTATGACAACATTACCTTTCTTCCGTCCAGTTTCAACGTATTCATGAGCTTCTGAAATTTGGTCTAGCTTATAATAACGATCGATTACGGGTATCATTTGACCAGATTCAATTCGTTTCTTTAAGAATTCTAGATCTTCTGTACGCTCTTTTGCAATACCTTGCCCATCAACGGTAACGAATTTACCGTTAGCTGTTAAAGCATTTTGACTATTAGACATTGATGTTTTTCCTACAGCGTCAAAAATGATATCGTATTTTTTATCCGATTTTGTAAAATCCTCTCTTGTATAATCTACGACATGATCAGCTCCTAATGATTTAACCAGTTCTAGATTGGTTGAACCGCACACAGCTGTTACTTCAGTATCAAAAAACTTGGCAAGTTGGACAGCGGCTGTTCCTACAGCTCCAGAGGCACCATAAATCAGAACCTTTTGTCCGCTTTGAATCTTTCCTTTTCTTAAAAAATGCAGCGCTGTAGTCCCTCCAAAGGGAATGGCAGCGGCTTCTTCAAAAGTTACATTCTGTGGTTTATGTGTGACAATTCCGTCTTCAGGGAGGCATATATATTCTGCATGTGCGCCAAATCGCATTCCGGTCATGGCATACACGTCATCTCCTTTTTTAAACCGAGTAACACGTTGGCCGACTTCTTCTACAACTCCTGCTAATTCAACTCCTAAAATCGGTTTTCTCGGTTTTCGTATACCAAGGAATAAGCGCATCGGCAGCCAATATAATAAAGGACTATTAAAGCCACGAACTCTGACGTCCCCCGTTGTTACTGTAGTAGCATGGATTTTGATCAGTATCTCGTTTTCTTTAGGCGATGGTTTTGGAACTTGTTGTAGGCTAAGTACTTCTGGCGTACCATACTTCAGACATAATACAGCTTTCATAGTGAACCTCCTGTTAAATTCGTTTATTCATCTTATGTTGATGATTGAATTAAAAATGCTTTATAAGTTTGAAGGTATAAGAAGGAAAAATGAGTTTTTTAAGGAATGAAATATGAATCGCAGATTATAGACATAAACGGAGGACAGCTTATGAAGTCACTGAAACATTTTATCTTTAAACGATCCAAAAACAATGTCGGAGAGCTTTGTGGACTTATTGTGATCTTAACGATTATTCAATTTGTGGATTTTGAAAGTATTTGGGATGAGCCCCTTTACTTTTTCATTTTCATTTTAGGAAGTGGGACCTTGTATCGAATACTTGACGAACTCTTTGAAAAGATCCTTGGAGATAAAAACATAGTTATAGGAAGCCGCTACACATTCGTTACAATTTTTGTATTTGTATTCGTAGTGAATATGTTTGAAAATCCGCTATGAAATTAACACTTTTAAATAGTTTTTTCACGGCAATTGCAATTGTGTTCATACAATATTTGTTTGAAAGAATGAAGTACAAAGGAACACCAATGAAACGAACTGGACTTGTAATGATTGAAGTTATTATTTTTACGTTGATTTTATTTTATGGGAGTAAATTATTAACTTAGTAGGTGAAAAATCATGCCGGCATACGGAAAATATCTTCTTTATATTGTTGAACATAAATTGAATGTCTTTATAGAATGCTGGAAGTTAGGACTTTATGTTCAAGCATTTACACATGATCTATCTAAACTTCATCCAGCTGAGTTTTTTACATATGCAAAGAAATTTTATTCAGATGAGAAGCCCAGTGAAGTGGAATGGCAATATGCTTGGCTTCATCATCAACATCACAATAAACATCATTGGAATTATTGGGTGGTTGATCAGCTTAAAAAAGAAGCGGTTCCGATTCCCCGAAAGTATGTACTCGAGATGATCTGTGATTACAAATCTTTCTCAAGAAGATGGGGAAGAAAACGATCAGGACCCACCATTTCAAATCGTTTAATCGCCAATCTTTTAACGGATCGTGTAATTCTACATCCTGACACAAGGAAAGAATGTGCACAAATAATTGAAAAGTTGGAACCCGAGAATGCTCAGAAATCAATCTGAGTATTTTTTATTGAAAATAATTGTAAAATATTGCAACTTTTTTTATGGTTAAAACGTGGTTGATTTGAAAGGGGGAGCGGTTGTGGAACTGGAGGATGTATATAAACACTATATGAATGACCTGTACCGCTATTTGTATTCTCTTTCGAAAAATCACCATGTTGCGGAGGATTTGGTGCAAGAAGCATTTTACCGAGCATATCTAACCTTGGCAGACTATGAGTTTAACAACATTAAAGCTTGGTTGTTTAAAGTTGCGTATCATGCATTTATCGATCACCAAAGAAAGAATAAAAAAACGATTCTTACGGATGAAATCAAAGAAAATGTAGATAAGAGAGAAAATACACCGGAAAGTAAGATGTTGGAAAAAGAATCATTTTTATTATTAATGGAGGATTTAAAGTGTTTAAAAGAGAT encodes:
- a CDS encoding aminoglycoside phosphotransferase family protein, translated to MSYKLPDLFIKQIIGVHGEKANEWLSKFEEILSYCEKNYDLHIQQPFNLSYNFVAPATRSDDCEVVLKVVIDQKEFETELRALQLLSSENTVKVLAFEKERGMMLLERIQPGHTLAEIENDDKATILAANVMKKLMVPAPVDSNLPTVLDRKNSLKRIYQNYNSYLPVSKATIEEALFITEGLNTSIEKTYLLHGDLHHYNILANGDSWTAIDPKGLIGDREYEVVQYLLNKLPEQRMEEITEKRIEIFVDVLNLNKERVLLRAYSHAVLATCWTIEDGQMQDSFLNTIQVFKNLVSKYIQKDALL
- a CDS encoding serine hydrolase, with translation MQNVVSSFKTVESDQVGLIVYSTKQQEVVCSFNSGLVVPLASAGKVVIAYCVTRWVENGLFHWNDLIKDIQLDKEENSAVLFPHFQESRSLSLGSLVEVMISCHDSKAADSIVQFCGGWEKVNTEINRSYKHINLSSNPRDVENKGRISEVLSVLKAIFEGYHRHPQLWLPVMNGLVRPQDHFEGIPNHMLNHMSGGFETLVVDIGILGEFHQHPLLYVLGATDLPNRYTNTFSDERIVESMKLMYHEYTIQRKQMT
- a CDS encoding sigma-70 family RNA polymerase sigma factor: MELEDVYKHYMNDLYRYLYSLSKNHHVAEDLVQEAFYRAYLTLADYEFNNIKAWLFKVAYHAFIDHQRKNKKTILTDEIKENVDKRENTPESKMLEKESFLLLMEDLKCLKEIEKQAVLLCDLNELSYQEAADILNIKLNTLKSHISRGRKKLVERVKERMNLDERQA
- a CDS encoding NAD(P)-dependent alcohol dehydrogenase → MKAVLCLKYGTPEVLSLQQVPKPSPKENEILIKIHATTVTTGDVRVRGFNSPLLYWLPMRLFLGIRKPRKPILGVELAGVVEEVGQRVTRFKKGDDVYAMTGMRFGAHAEYICLPEDGIVTHKPQNVTFEEAAAIPFGGTTALHFLRKGKIQSGQKVLIYGASGAVGTAAVQLAKFFDTEVTAVCGSTNLELVKSLGADHVVDYTREDFTKSDKKYDIIFDAVGKTSMSNSQNALTANGKFVTVDGQGIAKERTEDLEFLKKRIESGQMIPVIDRYYKLDQISEAHEYVETGRKKGNVVIRVV
- a CDS encoding DUF5662 family protein translates to MPAYGKYLLYIVEHKLNVFIECWKLGLYVQAFTHDLSKLHPAEFFTYAKKFYSDEKPSEVEWQYAWLHHQHHNKHHWNYWVVDQLKKEAVPIPRKYVLEMICDYKSFSRRWGRKRSGPTISNRLIANLLTDRVILHPDTRKECAQIIEKLEPENAQKSI